Proteins from a single region of Bdellovibrio bacteriovorus HD100:
- a CDS encoding 3-phosphoshikimate 1-carboxyvinyltransferase, producing the protein MADFRFQGEIPGSKSIFNRALIVKSYFPVLDLQGHSDCDDVVHMREGLKEIRERSRIDCGEGGTTFRFMALRASRMRGVHTLEATPRLLQRPQKGLLDLLSQLGVQTQIKNREMFVVSEGWKRPRTPLKVNTSESSQYASALILNCWLLDFDLEFELVGDKVSESYFQLTVQMLKELGMRMQVQGNKYLIPAGQRISKLEYRVESDLSSAFTMASAGALVGGAKLLNYPVKSSQPDGIFVEIFKQMNIETEMVEGALCVKPCAGLRAVNWDLYQSPDLFPVLAVLCSWANGSSKLYNAPHLAAKESNRIAKIADLFERLGISHEVLPDGMIIHGNPQQSLKKGITFDSDQDHRMVMAATLMKLKGHDITIENPEAINKSFPEFWDMIGIKA; encoded by the coding sequence ATGGCTGATTTCCGATTTCAGGGCGAGATTCCTGGTTCTAAATCCATTTTCAATCGCGCTTTGATCGTAAAAAGCTATTTTCCCGTGTTGGATCTGCAAGGGCATTCCGATTGTGACGACGTCGTTCACATGCGTGAAGGTCTTAAAGAGATCCGCGAACGCAGCCGCATTGATTGCGGCGAAGGCGGCACCACGTTCCGCTTTATGGCGCTTCGGGCGTCCCGCATGCGCGGGGTCCATACTTTAGAGGCCACACCTCGTCTGTTGCAAAGACCGCAAAAAGGTTTACTGGATCTGTTGTCTCAGTTGGGTGTGCAAACCCAAATCAAGAATCGCGAAATGTTCGTGGTGTCTGAAGGGTGGAAGCGTCCGCGCACTCCATTGAAAGTAAACACCTCTGAATCCAGTCAGTATGCTTCGGCATTAATTCTGAACTGCTGGCTTTTGGATTTTGATCTGGAATTTGAGCTGGTCGGCGACAAGGTTTCTGAATCGTACTTCCAGTTGACCGTGCAGATGCTGAAAGAGCTGGGCATGCGCATGCAGGTTCAGGGCAACAAGTACCTGATCCCGGCCGGCCAGCGTATCAGCAAGCTTGAATACCGTGTGGAATCCGATCTGAGTTCGGCCTTCACCATGGCGTCTGCTGGCGCCTTGGTGGGCGGAGCCAAACTTTTGAACTATCCGGTGAAAAGCTCCCAGCCGGACGGTATCTTTGTCGAGATCTTCAAACAAATGAACATCGAAACAGAAATGGTCGAAGGCGCTTTGTGTGTGAAGCCTTGCGCAGGCTTGCGTGCGGTGAATTGGGATCTTTATCAGTCCCCGGATCTGTTCCCGGTGCTGGCGGTACTTTGCAGTTGGGCCAACGGCAGCTCCAAGCTTTACAATGCGCCTCATTTGGCGGCGAAAGAAAGCAATCGCATTGCCAAGATTGCTGATTTGTTTGAACGCCTGGGCATTTCCCATGAAGTCTTGCCGGATGGCATGATCATTCATGGCAATCCCCAGCAAAGCCTTAAAAAAGGCATCACTTTTGATTCCGATCAGGATCACCGCATGGTGATGGCGGCCACTTTGATGAAGCTAAAAGGCCATGACATCACCATTGAAAACCCCGAGGCCATCAATAAGAGTTTTCCAGAGTTCTGGGACATGATAGGTATCAAGGCATGA
- a CDS encoding trypsin-like serine peptidase produces the protein MKFLLGVFLMAVALPATAADTVWSAVFDKARPAVPVIRSKGGVCSGALISPTEILTARHCVFDLRPITVQWLENDKVVTQQTATISRWDKDNDIAILTLDAPAKATPLKFANLASIKVGQECATIGHPFGTKLDFDTNLNSDMLFNFTKGMVTKINSDKNFLTDMSVSPGNSGGAVLNDQGEIIGVVSAKYVRKAAGSIGRMIHPAKLAMLKDQPSRTFTSLDAKASIDLNVKETFVSLHHNGKEIKDNALALDLSIWMRDRYLVSVERSVSSSKEDIEYRGLAVAYRWYFETANFLPFYAGVGYKRLTFKEYNERHYAMLYLSGMGFNIEAGMSPQDSSETFLSVGISIF, from the coding sequence ATGAAATTCCTGCTGGGCGTTTTTCTGATGGCAGTGGCTCTTCCCGCAACTGCCGCGGACACCGTATGGTCTGCGGTCTTTGATAAAGCGCGTCCCGCAGTCCCGGTGATCCGCTCTAAAGGCGGCGTTTGTTCCGGCGCCCTGATTTCCCCGACTGAGATTTTGACGGCCCGTCACTGTGTTTTTGATCTTCGTCCCATCACAGTTCAATGGCTTGAAAACGACAAGGTCGTGACCCAGCAAACCGCCACGATCAGCCGCTGGGATAAAGACAATGACATTGCAATTCTGACCCTGGATGCTCCGGCGAAAGCCACACCCCTTAAGTTTGCCAACCTTGCTTCCATTAAAGTGGGCCAGGAGTGCGCCACGATCGGACACCCTTTCGGCACCAAGCTTGATTTCGATACGAACCTGAACAGCGATATGCTGTTTAACTTCACCAAAGGCATGGTCACGAAAATCAATTCGGACAAAAACTTTCTGACCGACATGTCCGTGTCCCCGGGGAATTCCGGCGGTGCGGTTCTGAATGATCAGGGTGAAATCATCGGCGTCGTTTCGGCGAAGTACGTGCGTAAAGCGGCGGGCAGCATTGGGCGCATGATTCATCCGGCGAAACTGGCGATGCTGAAAGACCAGCCGTCGCGCACGTTCACCTCTCTGGATGCCAAAGCCAGCATTGACTTGAACGTGAAAGAAACCTTCGTCAGCCTTCACCACAACGGCAAAGAAATCAAAGACAATGCCCTGGCTTTGGATTTGAGCATCTGGATGCGTGATCGTTATCTGGTCAGTGTTGAACGTTCCGTATCTTCATCCAAAGAAGACATCGAATATCGTGGTTTGGCTGTGGCCTATCGCTGGTACTTTGAAACTGCCAACTTCCTGCCGTTCTATGCCGGTGTTGGCTACAAACGCCTGACGTTTAAAGAATACAACGAACGCCACTATGCCATGCTCTATCTTTCCGGCATGGGCTTTAACATTGAAGCCGGCATGAGCCCGCAGGATTCTTCCGAAACCTTCCTCTCTGTGGGAATCAGTATTTTCTAA
- the aroC gene encoding chorismate synthase encodes MSASQFGSRFVITTFGESHGTALGVVIDGCPAGVNFDEGLLKKELERRRPGHHGSGQIVSGRQETDAPEVLSGVFDGKTLGTPMAIIVRNQDARSQDYSVIKNSPRAGHADDMWRNKFGHSDHRGGGRSSGRETVSRVMAGSVAQMMMKHVSAPTKVIGYASQIGPMTLTDAERAEVSKKDIDSFQARFPSSRDQEVADLLKKAQDNGESHGGVAEILIQNPPAHLGQPVFHKLKSDLAMAFLSVGATNGFELGLGFEAAEVKGTQFHQGPQDAYGGIRGGISTGESILLRVSFKPTSSILDVAKKGRHDPCIVTRAIPVLEAMTWLVLADHYLWSKTDRI; translated from the coding sequence ATGAGTGCAAGTCAGTTCGGTTCCCGTTTTGTGATCACGACTTTCGGTGAAAGTCATGGGACCGCTTTGGGCGTGGTGATTGACGGCTGTCCAGCCGGAGTGAATTTTGATGAAGGACTTCTGAAAAAAGAACTGGAGCGCCGTCGTCCCGGTCATCATGGCTCGGGTCAGATTGTATCCGGCCGTCAGGAAACGGATGCTCCGGAAGTTCTGAGCGGCGTTTTCGATGGCAAAACCCTGGGCACGCCGATGGCGATCATCGTGCGCAATCAGGATGCAAGATCTCAGGATTATTCTGTTATCAAGAATTCCCCGCGTGCGGGTCATGCCGATGACATGTGGAGGAATAAATTCGGTCACAGCGATCATCGCGGGGGTGGTCGGTCTTCCGGTCGTGAGACGGTTTCCCGCGTGATGGCGGGTTCCGTGGCTCAGATGATGATGAAACACGTCAGTGCGCCAACCAAGGTGATTGGTTATGCCTCGCAGATCGGTCCGATGACCTTGACCGACGCAGAACGCGCGGAAGTCAGCAAAAAGGACATTGATTCCTTCCAGGCAAGATTTCCCTCCAGCCGCGATCAGGAAGTGGCTGACCTTTTAAAGAAAGCCCAGGACAACGGCGAAAGCCACGGCGGCGTTGCCGAGATTCTGATTCAGAATCCACCAGCACATCTGGGGCAACCGGTGTTTCATAAATTGAAATCCGATCTGGCCATGGCCTTCTTAAGTGTGGGCGCCACCAATGGCTTTGAATTGGGATTGGGGTTTGAAGCCGCCGAAGTCAAAGGCACACAATTCCATCAGGGGCCGCAGGACGCTTATGGCGGCATCCGTGGGGGGATTTCCACCGGGGAAAGTATTCTGCTGCGGGTTTCTTTCAAGCCCACAAGCTCCATTCTGGATGTGGCAAAAAAGGGCCGTCATGATCCGTGCATTGTGACCCGGGCCATCCCGGTTCTTGAGGCGATGACATGGCTGGTGTTGGCAGATCACTATTTGTGGTCTAAAACTGACAGAATATAG
- a CDS encoding 1,4-dihydroxy-2-naphthoyl-CoA synthase: MVSDIFNPEWWTEVPGFDFKDITYHRAKDQGTVRIAFNRPEVRNAFRPQTVDELYTALEHARITADVGVVLITGNGPSPKDGGWAFCSGGDQRIRGKDGYKYEEKEAQGKMDLARLGRLHILEVQRLIRFMPKVVMAVVPGWSVGGGHSLHVVCDLTIASQEHAIFKQTDPDVASFDSGYGSAYLARMVGQKRAREIFFLGRNYSAQEAFDMGMVNAVVPHKDLEKVALEWAKEMNSKSPTAMRMLKFGFNMIDDGLVGQQLFAGEATRLAYGTEEAVEGRGSFVEKRPKDFSKFPWHY, encoded by the coding sequence ATGGTTTCTGATATTTTCAATCCGGAGTGGTGGACAGAAGTTCCTGGCTTTGATTTCAAGGATATTACTTATCATCGCGCCAAAGATCAGGGCACGGTTCGTATTGCTTTCAATCGTCCTGAGGTGCGCAATGCCTTCCGCCCACAAACGGTGGATGAGCTTTACACAGCTTTGGAGCACGCCCGCATCACCGCAGACGTCGGTGTGGTTTTGATCACTGGCAACGGTCCTTCCCCGAAAGACGGTGGCTGGGCGTTCTGTTCTGGTGGTGATCAGCGCATTCGCGGTAAAGACGGCTACAAGTACGAAGAAAAAGAAGCTCAGGGCAAAATGGATCTGGCTCGTCTGGGCCGATTGCACATTCTGGAAGTTCAGCGTTTGATTCGTTTCATGCCCAAAGTGGTGATGGCAGTTGTTCCCGGCTGGTCCGTGGGCGGCGGTCATTCTTTGCACGTGGTGTGTGATTTGACGATTGCAAGCCAAGAGCATGCGATCTTCAAGCAGACGGATCCGGATGTGGCCAGCTTCGATTCTGGTTACGGTTCAGCGTACCTGGCTCGCATGGTGGGTCAGAAGCGGGCTCGGGAAATCTTCTTCCTGGGGCGCAACTATTCAGCGCAAGAGGCCTTTGATATGGGCATGGTCAACGCCGTGGTTCCGCACAAGGATCTTGAAAAGGTGGCTTTGGAATGGGCCAAGGAAATGAACTCAAAAAGCCCGACAGCCATGCGCATGCTGAAGTTCGGCTTCAACATGATTGATGACGGTCTTGTGGGTCAGCAGCTCTTTGCGGGTGAAGCGACCCGTCTGGCTTATGGAACCGAAGAGGCTGTTGAAGGCCGCGGTTCCTTCGTGGAAAAGCGTCCGAAGGACTTCTCTAAGTTCCCTTGGCATTACTAG
- a CDS encoding sensor histidine kinase, with product MKARSHLYPSVPILLLALVCLLTIYPEVLRLPEELQPTYVALKVGYALLAGAFSFYFLRIRTQPDDFPTLILFLLCASYCLIMIWFLPLYEFAYIQCALGCAFVKTRRTWMFPTTFGLTALGYIITYQIQDQLQWQIPPATRKDWVLTVLVCFALAWVIQRYAVSANRRDKERLLRLSRIGHDSHRLLHDVKGMISSPLMIFESLSSTHQRWTAEDYKKQIGQLAEEMRHVRDVLKSINQISRSSKDPSPLCIRAAFASNYQILERRLRRARVQLPEARTVLSDEGILRSAFFNLLLNTVEAFERNQTQNPYIDIQWDQDTLIYKDNAGAADTGTDQNGNSGLGLEVLRADLESLGIVHRINIKTSGTTVTLRFPDSAATSNAKGT from the coding sequence ATGAAGGCTAGGTCCCATCTGTACCCTTCAGTGCCGATTCTTTTGTTGGCGCTTGTCTGTCTGTTGACCATCTATCCGGAAGTTTTAAGACTGCCAGAAGAACTGCAGCCGACCTATGTGGCTCTGAAAGTCGGATACGCCCTGCTGGCCGGCGCTTTTTCCTTCTATTTCCTCCGGATCCGAACACAGCCAGATGACTTCCCGACGCTGATCTTGTTCCTGCTCTGTGCATCCTATTGCCTGATCATGATTTGGTTTTTACCGCTGTATGAATTTGCCTACATCCAGTGTGCCTTGGGCTGTGCCTTCGTCAAAACCCGTCGTACTTGGATGTTTCCGACGACCTTTGGTCTGACAGCCTTGGGATACATCATCACCTACCAGATTCAGGATCAACTGCAGTGGCAGATTCCGCCCGCCACCCGCAAAGACTGGGTCCTGACGGTGTTAGTGTGTTTTGCACTTGCCTGGGTGATCCAGCGCTATGCTGTCAGCGCCAATCGCCGCGACAAGGAAAGACTTTTGCGTCTCAGTCGCATCGGACACGATAGTCACCGACTGCTCCACGATGTAAAGGGAATGATCTCATCTCCCCTGATGATTTTTGAGTCCTTAAGTTCGACTCATCAGCGGTGGACGGCCGAGGACTATAAGAAGCAAATCGGCCAGTTGGCAGAAGAAATGCGCCACGTCCGTGACGTCCTGAAATCCATCAATCAGATTTCCAGATCCTCCAAAGACCCAAGCCCCCTGTGCATTCGCGCGGCCTTTGCCAGCAACTATCAGATTCTGGAACGCCGTTTGCGCCGGGCCCGGGTTCAACTGCCTGAGGCCCGCACAGTGCTGTCGGACGAAGGCATTCTGCGCTCGGCCTTCTTTAATCTGTTGCTAAACACAGTGGAAGCTTTTGAAAGAAATCAGACACAGAACCCATACATCGACATTCAGTGGGATCAGGACACTTTGATTTATAAGGATAACGCCGGGGCCGCTGACACTGGCACCGATCAGAATGGAAATTCAGGATTGGGACTGGAAGTTTTGCGCGCAGACCTTGAAAGCCTGGGCATCGTTCACCGGATCAACATTAAAACCTCAGGGACCACTGTGACCCTGAGGTTTCCGGACTCTGCAGCGACTAGTAATGCCAAGGGAACTTAG
- the ubiE gene encoding bifunctional demethylmenaquinone methyltransferase/2-methoxy-6-polyprenyl-1,4-benzoquinol methylase UbiE produces the protein MSNHSPNPEIIRNMFSKVAANYDKGNNVLSMGIHHLWRKKLVKYSGAKAGDQVLDCATGTGDLAIEFKKTVGTGAVTGTDFCAEMLIPAPGKAKERGLDITFEQADVTQLQYADNSFDVCSISFGIRNVGDPVKALKEMARVTRPGGKVMVLEFGQVNIPVFGALYNFYSQNILPKIGGIVTGQKEAYEYLQKSSAAFPCREGFLDLMKESGAYSKMEYITLTGGIAYIYKGTVK, from the coding sequence ATGTCTAATCACTCTCCAAATCCTGAAATCATCAGAAACATGTTCTCTAAAGTGGCGGCGAACTATGACAAGGGCAACAACGTCCTTTCCATGGGCATCCATCACCTGTGGAGAAAAAAACTGGTGAAGTACAGCGGCGCCAAAGCCGGTGATCAGGTTTTGGATTGTGCCACCGGCACAGGCGACCTGGCGATTGAGTTCAAAAAAACTGTCGGCACGGGTGCTGTGACTGGAACTGACTTCTGCGCAGAAATGCTGATCCCGGCTCCGGGTAAGGCCAAAGAGCGCGGTTTGGACATCACTTTCGAGCAAGCCGATGTGACCCAGCTTCAATACGCAGACAACAGCTTTGATGTTTGCAGCATCTCTTTCGGTATCCGCAACGTCGGTGACCCGGTGAAAGCGCTGAAAGAAATGGCGCGTGTCACTCGCCCAGGCGGCAAAGTGATGGTTCTTGAGTTTGGTCAGGTGAACATTCCGGTGTTCGGTGCTTTGTATAACTTCTATTCCCAGAACATCCTGCCTAAAATCGGCGGCATCGTAACGGGTCAGAAAGAAGCTTACGAATACCTGCAAAAATCATCTGCGGCGTTCCCTTGCCGTGAAGGTTTCCTGGATCTGATGAAAGAAAGCGGCGCTTATTCCAAAATGGAATACATCACCCTGACCGGTGGTATCGCTTACATCTATAAAGGCACCGTAAAATAA
- a CDS encoding response regulator transcription factor: protein MLDNLNVLAIDDDLNYLRSLKTALSGQYNVLTANGLASAQDVLNTSPVFAILLDLDLGTETGTSLLRVLNENPSRAPVIVISGHVNIANAVELLNLQIFGFLEKPARLADILSILEKCRKQRIQSEVLREPQFTLHISKRLVEYNDEQLTLTQTQTDIVCLFLNKKGLPIQREELIKSIWGDRHVSRNALDTHLLNIKNKLPPFRDGLKLIHGMGYCYEG, encoded by the coding sequence ATGCTCGACAATCTGAACGTACTCGCCATTGATGATGATTTAAATTATCTGCGCAGCCTGAAAACGGCTTTGAGTGGGCAATACAACGTGCTGACGGCAAACGGGCTTGCTTCGGCGCAAGACGTGTTAAACACTTCTCCGGTATTTGCGATCTTGCTGGACTTGGATTTGGGAACGGAAACGGGGACATCATTGCTGCGAGTCCTTAACGAAAATCCCTCGCGCGCTCCTGTGATTGTGATTTCCGGCCACGTCAATATCGCCAATGCCGTGGAACTTTTGAATCTGCAGATTTTTGGTTTTCTGGAAAAACCCGCTCGCCTGGCGGACATTCTGTCGATTCTTGAAAAGTGCCGCAAGCAACGCATCCAAAGCGAGGTGCTGCGTGAGCCTCAATTCACTTTGCACATCTCCAAGCGACTGGTTGAATACAACGACGAACAACTGACCCTGACTCAGACTCAGACCGACATCGTGTGCCTGTTTCTGAATAAAAAAGGCCTGCCTATCCAGCGCGAAGAGCTGATTAAGAGCATCTGGGGTGATCGTCACGTCAGTCGCAATGCCTTGGACACTCACTTGCTGAATATTAAAAACAAACTGCCGCCATTCCGCGATGGCTTGAAGCTGATTCACGGCATGGGTTATTGTTATGAAGGCTAG
- a CDS encoding shikimate kinase, whose protein sequence is MITVVVGHRGTGKTEMMKRLQIYLRDESAEIIDLDESIEEKIGKTIPELFLEHGEAYFRELERQLFLETLQKPHTQMFLVLGAGFDLSVIPENVRVLWVRRNTDLDGRIFLNRPRLNPELSPLEEFHKRAVVREARYRERADEVYLMPEGLFENRHHAMAVEKALLTHNLHDIGGAVTIPAEVFGTEKRWELFKARFLNRGVGLFELRDDLLTFEQIQRVVQEMASERLLYSFRTKPENAEALMQEPLIAVLSRVAWIDWPVELGSPEDLLRVISSDKLILSLHDESRKELWQQFEKQAAHLKYAPMVDTFSDLKKGHEWQQGEPSRRSFLPRSPDGRWEWYRRLQKGHQLINFWREGDGTAGDQPSLWAWMMTPEVVKGFAAVLGDPVRHSFTPLEHSDFFHKKSLPVFAVAISRDEWDQAFPVVQGMGLRYAAVTSPHKENAAKVCKHENLKAVNTLFWNEKTKSWQGTSTDDQGFMELIEGVGMIAPLQKEIFVWGGGGVLEMIEKALPHASFISSRTGKPRAGSEDAETLLPKIVIWAAPRGPETQMPPAHWNPAMVFDLNYKEDSMGREYAQRCGANYQSGLVMFTAQAQGQRMFWRKSEENA, encoded by the coding sequence ATGATTACAGTCGTCGTTGGCCACCGCGGAACCGGAAAAACTGAAATGATGAAGCGTCTGCAGATATACCTGCGAGACGAATCCGCGGAGATCATTGACCTGGATGAATCCATCGAAGAAAAAATCGGAAAAACCATCCCCGAACTTTTCTTAGAGCACGGCGAGGCCTATTTCCGCGAGTTGGAGCGCCAGCTTTTCCTTGAGACTTTGCAAAAGCCCCACACGCAGATGTTCCTGGTGCTGGGGGCGGGCTTTGATCTGTCTGTGATCCCAGAAAACGTGCGCGTGCTGTGGGTTCGTCGTAACACCGATCTTGATGGCAGAATCTTCTTAAACCGCCCACGCCTGAACCCGGAATTGTCCCCGCTGGAAGAATTCCACAAGCGCGCCGTTGTGCGCGAAGCCCGTTATCGTGAACGAGCCGATGAAGTCTATCTGATGCCGGAAGGTCTTTTTGAAAATCGCCATCACGCCATGGCCGTTGAAAAAGCTCTTCTGACTCACAATCTGCATGACATCGGTGGCGCGGTGACGATCCCAGCTGAAGTCTTTGGGACTGAGAAACGCTGGGAGCTTTTCAAAGCCCGCTTCCTGAACCGAGGTGTGGGTTTGTTTGAGCTGCGCGATGATCTGCTGACTTTTGAGCAGATTCAGCGCGTGGTGCAGGAAATGGCCAGCGAGCGTCTGCTTTATTCTTTCCGCACAAAGCCTGAAAACGCCGAGGCCCTTATGCAGGAGCCTTTGATTGCAGTTTTAAGCCGTGTGGCCTGGATTGACTGGCCGGTGGAGCTGGGATCGCCCGAAGATCTTCTGCGGGTGATTTCATCTGATAAATTGATTTTGTCTTTGCACGATGAGTCCCGCAAAGAATTGTGGCAGCAGTTTGAAAAGCAAGCCGCACATTTGAAATATGCGCCGATGGTCGATACCTTCAGTGATCTGAAGAAGGGCCATGAATGGCAGCAAGGCGAACCTTCTCGCCGCAGTTTCCTGCCGCGGTCCCCGGATGGTCGCTGGGAATGGTATCGCCGTTTGCAAAAAGGTCATCAACTGATCAATTTCTGGCGCGAAGGGGATGGCACAGCGGGGGATCAGCCTTCGCTCTGGGCCTGGATGATGACCCCGGAAGTGGTGAAAGGTTTCGCTGCCGTTTTGGGCGACCCTGTTCGTCACAGCTTTACTCCGCTAGAGCATTCTGATTTCTTCCATAAAAAAAGCCTGCCGGTCTTTGCTGTCGCTATTTCCCGTGATGAATGGGATCAGGCCTTCCCGGTGGTGCAAGGCATGGGGCTTCGTTATGCGGCGGTCACGTCTCCTCACAAAGAAAACGCCGCCAAAGTCTGCAAGCATGAAAATCTAAAGGCCGTGAACACTCTTTTCTGGAATGAAAAGACCAAATCATGGCAGGGGACGTCCACCGACGATCAGGGCTTTATGGAGCTGATCGAAGGTGTCGGTATGATCGCGCCACTGCAAAAAGAAATTTTTGTCTGGGGCGGGGGTGGCGTACTGGAGATGATTGAAAAAGCCCTGCCGCACGCAAGCTTCATTTCTTCGCGCACGGGGAAGCCCCGCGCAGGATCTGAAGATGCCGAAACCCTTTTGCCCAAGATTGTGATCTGGGCGGCACCGCGCGGACCGGAAACCCAGATGCCACCTGCGCACTGGAATCCAGCGATGGTGTTTGATTTAAATTACAAAGAAGATTCCATGGGCCGTGAATATGCCCAGCGCTGTGGCGCGAATTATCAGTCCGGGCTTGTGATGTTCACAGCCCAGGCGCAAGGACAAAGAATGTTCTGGCGCAAGTCCGAGGAGAACGCATGA
- a CDS encoding chorismate-binding protein produces MTARWEEPRLEDFAEALSVIQSRIEKNEIQKAVPAVFARTNQTVTAQDRAQMLLKLSQAPATLFAYGFWKDGEGVLGATPETLFDFSKGVLKTMALAGTCPKSESTERESLLSDEKEMLEHRLVVEDLKERLSAWGTVQASAPYILELPTLYHLKTDISVVCQNQPNFVELVKALHPTPALGVAPRSAGYTWMKALPGQQGRRWFGGPFAFIGAEEALCLVGIRNLQWSQDSAMIGSGCGVVAASELDREWRELFQKRLSVKKILGLEV; encoded by the coding sequence ATGACCGCGCGCTGGGAAGAACCGCGCCTGGAGGACTTTGCCGAGGCCCTTTCCGTGATCCAGTCCCGCATTGAAAAAAATGAAATTCAGAAGGCCGTTCCTGCGGTTTTCGCCCGCACCAATCAGACGGTGACGGCGCAGGATCGTGCGCAAATGCTGCTAAAATTATCCCAGGCTCCAGCGACGTTGTTTGCTTATGGATTCTGGAAAGACGGTGAGGGTGTGCTGGGGGCCACGCCGGAAACACTTTTTGATTTTTCCAAAGGTGTTTTGAAAACCATGGCTTTGGCGGGCACCTGCCCGAAAAGCGAAAGCACCGAGCGTGAGTCGCTTTTGAGTGACGAAAAAGAAATGCTTGAGCACCGCCTGGTGGTGGAGGATCTGAAAGAACGCCTGTCAGCGTGGGGCACCGTGCAGGCGTCTGCGCCTTACATTTTGGAACTTCCAACCCTGTATCATCTGAAAACCGACATCAGCGTGGTTTGCCAGAACCAGCCGAACTTTGTGGAGCTGGTCAAGGCCCTGCATCCGACGCCGGCCCTGGGGGTGGCGCCACGTTCCGCCGGGTACACGTGGATGAAGGCGCTGCCTGGGCAGCAGGGGCGACGCTGGTTCGGAGGTCCTTTTGCTTTTATCGGAGCTGAGGAGGCTCTGTGTCTTGTCGGCATTCGCAATTTGCAGTGGAGTCAAGACTCTGCGATGATTGGTTCCGGTTGCGGCGTGGTCGCGGCCAGTGAACTGGACAGGGAATGGCGGGAGCTTTTCCAAAAACGCCTGTCCGTGAAAAAGATATTGGGGCTTGAAGTATGA
- the aroF gene encoding 3-deoxy-7-phosphoheptulonate synthase produces the protein MLKQGREEVRIMETQTMQTSPSTQIVNVGGFDIGGPNFTVIAGPCSIESQAQFMETASGVKAAGAHLLRGGIWKMRTSPTAFQGLGANSFDMVRTVCKELNMSLVSEVTDVRQIEEVYDIVECFQVGSRSMQNYELLKELGRQKKPVLLKRGLAAYIDEWIKASEYVTKMGNQNVILCERGIRTFETATRNTLDLNAVAYAKKNTHLPVIVDPSHAVGIRALVPDLAYAAAAVGADGIIVEVHPRPAEALSDGMQALTLNDFSVMMKKLDRILTAIDRPLHKAHKAEVYV, from the coding sequence ATGTTAAAACAAGGGCGAGAAGAAGTTCGTATTATGGAAACGCAAACTATGCAAACAAGTCCCTCAACCCAAATTGTCAATGTCGGCGGTTTTGATATCGGGGGACCTAATTTCACCGTGATCGCCGGCCCTTGTTCTATCGAAAGCCAGGCGCAGTTCATGGAAACCGCTTCCGGCGTAAAAGCCGCTGGCGCACACCTGCTTCGTGGTGGCATTTGGAAAATGCGCACCTCGCCGACCGCTTTCCAGGGTCTGGGCGCAAACTCTTTCGACATGGTTCGCACTGTTTGCAAAGAACTGAACATGAGCCTTGTGTCCGAAGTGACTGACGTTCGTCAAATCGAAGAAGTCTACGATATCGTGGAATGCTTCCAGGTCGGATCCCGCAGCATGCAAAACTATGAGCTGCTGAAAGAACTGGGCCGCCAGAAAAAGCCTGTTTTGTTGAAACGCGGTCTGGCTGCTTACATCGACGAATGGATCAAAGCCTCTGAATACGTCACCAAAATGGGCAACCAGAATGTGATCCTGTGTGAACGTGGTATCCGCACTTTCGAAACTGCGACCCGCAACACTTTGGATCTGAATGCCGTGGCTTACGCGAAAAAGAACACACACCTTCCGGTGATCGTGGATCCTTCTCACGCGGTGGGCATCCGTGCTTTGGTTCCGGATCTGGCTTACGCAGCAGCGGCTGTGGGCGCCGATGGTATCATCGTTGAAGTTCACCCTCGTCCGGCAGAAGCTCTGTCCGACGGTATGCAGGCACTGACCCTGAATGACTTCTCTGTGATGATGAAGAAGCTTGATAGAATCCTGACGGCTATCGACCGTCCACTGCACAAAGCGCACAAGGCGGAAGTTTATGTCTAA